From one Conexivisphaerales archaeon genomic stretch:
- a CDS encoding DEAD/DEAH box helicase family protein, producing MGFQASISYDRGSILVRGDVRTPGAVWDERARAFRSQALNYTEILEFFRRSDVYCNDRVMDLIPCPVLKCRSELREYQKKAVKAWVTAGKRGIVVLPTGAGKTLIGIKAMELVNQAAIVVVPTLDLLDQWKTRLAEEFGVDIGAVGGGETELRALTVSTYDSAYLKAAELGNRFSLIIFDEVHHLAAQGYRQIAEMFASPYRLGLTATYEREDMQHRELPRLVGGIVYQLGPKDLAGNYLSDYRLERINVQLKDEEKQEYERYYNVFRKYIMSRRIRLATPVDFQRFIMRTAIDPEARRALLARNKAIDIAFNSQSKLDALEKIIESNPDERMIIFTQHNDLVYRISRRFLIPFITHTSDKKERKEILRKFREGKFRAIVTSKVLDEGIDVPDASLGVIVSGTGSSREFVQRLGRLLRKRDDKKEAKLIELVSTNTSETRTSFRRKKARLEARNTEASELDEKHDENHDDDE from the coding sequence TTGGGGTTCCAGGCATCAATATCCTATGACAGAGGTAGCATACTGGTCAGAGGTGATGTAAGAACCCCTGGTGCGGTATGGGATGAAAGAGCCAGAGCGTTCAGGTCTCAGGCGCTGAACTACACAGAGATACTGGAGTTCTTCAGGAGGAGCGATGTTTACTGCAACGATAGAGTGATGGACCTTATCCCATGTCCTGTCCTCAAATGCAGGTCTGAACTGAGAGAGTACCAGAAGAAGGCTGTGAAGGCCTGGGTTACTGCTGGTAAAAGAGGTATAGTTGTCCTGCCGACGGGGGCTGGTAAAACACTCATAGGCATAAAGGCGATGGAGCTGGTAAACCAAGCAGCTATTGTAGTTGTTCCAACTCTTGACCTTCTTGACCAGTGGAAGACAAGGCTGGCAGAAGAATTTGGCGTTGATATAGGAGCTGTTGGAGGAGGGGAGACAGAGCTGAGGGCTCTAACAGTTTCTACTTATGACTCAGCATATCTGAAGGCAGCTGAACTGGGAAACAGGTTCAGCCTGATAATCTTTGACGAAGTACATCATCTTGCCGCACAGGGCTACAGGCAGATAGCTGAAATGTTTGCCTCTCCCTACCGTCTAGGCCTTACGGCTACCTATGAGAGAGAAGACATGCAGCACAGGGAACTGCCCAGACTGGTTGGAGGAATCGTATATCAACTAGGTCCAAAGGACCTTGCTGGCAACTACCTTTCTGACTACAGGTTAGAAAGGATCAATGTACAGTTGAAGGATGAAGAGAAGCAGGAATACGAAAGATATTACAACGTATTCAGGAAATATATAATGAGCAGAAGAATCAGGCTTGCAACTCCTGTCGACTTTCAAAGATTCATTATGCGAACTGCAATTGACCCAGAAGCAAGAAGAGCTTTACTAGCTAGGAACAAGGCCATCGATATCGCCTTTAATTCACAGTCCAAGCTGGATGCATTGGAGAAGATAATCGAGTCAAACCCTGACGAAAGGATGATAATCTTCACACAGCATAACGACCTAGTGTACAGAATTTCCAGAAGATTCCTGATCCCCTTTATAACACACACCTCTGATAAAAAAGAAAGGAAGGAGATACTTAGGAAGTTCAGGGAGGGAAAATTTAGAGCCATAGTAACATCGAAGGTCCTGGACGAGGGAATAGATGTACCTGATGCTTCACTAGGGGTGATTGTAAGCGGTACAGGCAGCTCAAGGGAATTCGTCCAGAGGCTAGGGAGACTTCTGAGGAAGAGGGATGATAAAAAGGAAGCCAAGCTCATAGAATTGGTATCAACCAACACCTCTGAAACAAGAACAAGCTTCAGACGAAAGAAGGCTCGTCTGGAGGCAAGGAACACTGAGGCTTCAGAACTGGATGAGAAGCATGACGAAAACCATGATGATGATGAATGA